GACGAGGCGGCGACGCTGCTCTTCCTGCCGCTGGCCCATGTCTTCGGCCGGATGGTCGAGGTGGCCGCGCTGCGCGGGCGTGTGAAACTCGGCCACCAGCCGGAACTGTCGGCGAGGGCGCTGATGCCGGATCTGGTGTCCTTCCGGCCGACCTTCTTCCTGGCGGTGCCGTACATCTTCGAGAAGGTCTTCGACGCCGCGCGGCGCAAGGCGGAGACGGAGGGCCGGGCCGGGCCCTTCGACAAGGCGGTCGAGGTCGCCGTGAAGTACGCGGAGGCGATGGAGGAGCGGGCCTTCGGCACGGGCCCCGGCCCGTCCGCCGGCCTGCGGATGCAGCACCAGTTCTTCGACAAGGTCGTCTACCGGAAGATCCGGGAGGCGATGGGCGGACGCGTCCGGCACGCCATGTCGGGCGGTTCCGGGATGGAGCGGCGCCTCGGCCTGTTCTTCGCCGGGGCGGGTATCGCGGTCTTCGAGGGGTACGGCCTGACGGAGACCACCGCCGCGGCGACGGCCAATCCGCCCGAACGCACCCGCTACGGCACGGTCGGCCGGCCGATCCCCGGCACCACGGTGCACATAGCGCGGGACGGCGAGGTGTGGGTGCACGGCGCCCATGTGTTCTCGCGGTACCTGGGAGACCCCCGGGCCACCGACGAGGTCCTGCGCGACGGCTGGCTGGCCACGGGGGACCTGGGCTCCCTCGACGCGGACGGCTATCTCACCATCACCGGCCGCAAGAAGGAGATCCTGGTGACCTCGGGCGGCAAGAGCGTCGCTCCGGGCGGCCTGGAGGAACGCGTCCGCGCCCATCCGCTGGTCGCCCAGTGCATCGTCGTGGGCGACGACCGGCCCTACATCGCCGCGCTGGTCACCGTGGACCAGGAGGCGGTGGAGCACTGGCTCGCCATGCAGGGCCGGCCCGTGCTGTCCCCCGCGCAGCTGGTGCGCGATCCCGGTCTGGAGACGGAGGTCCGCCGGGCGGTGGTGGCCGCGAACACCGCCGTCTCGCAGGCGGAGTCGATCCGGACGTTCCGGATCCTGGCGCACCGGTTCACCGAGGAGCACGGTCTGCTGACACCGTCGCTGAAGCTGAAGCGCAAGGCGATCGAGACGGCGTACGCGGCCGAGATCGACGCCCTGTACCACTGACCGGGGCCCCTTTGCCTGACGGAGCATCAGTCGAACGTTTCGCCGGTACGCCGGCCGCCCGGGACCGGGAATGCCCGGGCCCCGCCGGTCGTTCCTCCCAGGAGAACCATTCCGACGACGTAAGGATCGACCGCTCGTGAGCCAGGTCCCCTCCATCACCCTGAACAACGGCCTCGAAATGCCGCAGCTCGGTTTCGGTGTCTGGCAGGTGCCGGACGACGAGGCCGCCACGGCCGTGGCCGCCGCCATCGAGGCCGGGTACCGGAGCATCGACACCGCCGCGATCTACGGGAACGAGTCGGGCACCGGCAAGGCCGTCGCCGCCTCCGGAGTGGCCCGCGAGGAGCTGTTCCTCACCACCAAGGTGTGGAACACCGACCAGGGTTACGACTCGACGCTCCGCGCGTTCGACGCCTCGCTGGAGAAGCTGGGCACGGACTACGTCGACCTGTATCTGATCCACTGGCCCGTTCCGGCCAAGGACGCCTACGTGGACACGTACAAGGCCCTGGAGCGGATCCTCGCCGACGGCCGCGCGAAGGCGATCGGGGTGTCGAACTTCGGCGACGGCCACCTGGAACGCCTGCTGGGCGAGACCTCCGTCGTACCGGCCGTCAACCAGATCGAGCTGCACCCGCAGTTCCAGCAGGCCGGGGCGCGGGCCTTCCACGCCGAGCACGGCATCGTCACGGAGGCCTGGTCACCGCTCGGTTCGGGCAAGGGCCTGCTGGAGGTCCCGACGGTGCTCGCCGTGGCCCGCAAGCACGGCCGGTCGCCGGCCCAGGCGGTGCTCCGCTGGCACGTCCAGACCGGCCATGTGGTGATCCCGAAGTCCGTGACGCCCTCGCGGATCGCCGAGAACATCGATGTGTTCGGCTTCGAGCTGGACGCCGACGACATGGCCGCGTTCGCCGCGCTCGACGAGGGCAGGCGCCTCGGTCCGGACCCGGCGGAGTTCAATCTCGGCGCCTGACACCCGGCCGCACCGGGCCCCGCCGCGAGGACGGGGCCCGGTGCGCGGGCGGAGTGCGCGGGGGCACCGCGCGGGGGCCGGGACCCCTCAGCGCCCCTCGGGGCCGGTGCCGGGTGCGCGGCGGCCCAGGTGCACGGTGCGTACGGAGAGCATGAAGACGTCCCCGCGCCTCCGGATGCCCGCCGGGTCGGCCGGATCGGTCAGCCGGTCCAGGGCGGCGATGTCCTGTGCGTCGAGCCGTTCGGCGAAGACCTCTCGCTTACGGGTGAAGTCGGCCACCACCCGGTCGAGGGCGGCCTCGGGCAGCGGCGCCGGCAGGTCCAGCAGGAAGCTGCGGGTGCCCTGCGCCTCCAGGCCGACGGCCCGGAAGAGCCCGGACCAGTCCTCGGTCTCCCGGACCGCCCCGGGCAGGGCGTCCCGCATCTCGTCGAACCAGCCCTCGCGCACGGCCTCCAGCCGGGTCTCCAGTCCGGGGCGCCCCAGTCCGGTGTCGCGTGGCAGGTGGCGTGCGGTCAGCCCGCCCTCGGCCAGGGCCAGGGTCCCGCCGGGGCGGAGCCGTTGTGCGAGGGCGGCCAGTGCGGCCCGCTGGTCACCGATGTGGTGGAGGGTGTTGCCCGCCCAGACGAGGTCCGCCTCGTCCAGGCTCCCGATGTCCTGCGGCAGTTCCGCGTGGACGGTCCGCACCCGTCCGGCGAGGCCCAGCCGCTCCGCGCGCGCCCGGGCGCGCTCCAGCAGGGCCGGTGTGCCGTCGACCGCGACGACCTCGGCGTCCGGGAAGACCTCGGCGAGCAGGCAGCTGACGACGCCGGGGCCGCTCCCGATGTCGAGGATCCGGCGCACCTCGGGCGCGGTGGGCAGCGCCGCGATCCAGCGGGCGGCGCCCTCGTACTGCGGGCGGCTCAGCTCGGCCTCCTGCTCCAGCAGCGGCCCCATGACGTCCCAGTCGAAGTCCCCGGTGTCGTGGGCGTGCCCGTGCGCACCGCCGTGTCCGGCTCCCTGGTGCCCCCCGTGCGCACCGCCGTGTCCGGTCCCCTGGTGACCGCCGCCGTGCCCGTGGCCGGGGTGGCTCCCCTGGCCGTGGCCCTGCCCGTGTCCGCTGTGCGCGGTGTGCTCGCTCATGCGCGCCAGCATCCACGGCCCGCCCCCGGGGAGCGAATTATCTTGCCGGTTCGGCAAGCCGCCTTTCCGGTACGGTCACCCGGCGGCGGCAGGCCCCCGTCCCCGGAGCCCGGGGGGCGGGGCGCGGGCCGGCGCGGCACCGGCGACGGCAGGACCGTCCGGACCTTGCGGCAGAACGAACGCCTTGTGTATTGCCGGTGCGTGCCGTCGGCCATAACGTGCTGGTATGGAGCTGGAGTTGCGTCATCTACGCACGGTAAGGGCCATTGCCGACACCGGCAGTCTCACCAAAGCCGCCGCCGCCCTCGGGCTCGCACAGCCCGCGCTCAGCGCCCAGCTGCGCAGGATCGAGAAGGCGCTCGGCGGGCCGCTCTTCGACCGGGACCACACCGGCGCGCGTCCCACCGCGCTCGGGGAACTGGTGCTGGACCGGGCGCGGGTGGTGCTGCCCGCCGTCAGCGAGTTGCAGGAGGAGGCGGTGCGGTTCGCCAACGCGTCGGCGGCCGTGGAGCGCTTCCGGCTCGGCGGGACCCACGGCCCGCTGCTCGGCGGTCTCGTCGACCGGCTGGCCGCCGCGCACCCGACGGCCCCGGTGACCACCTACACCTCGTGGTCGGTGTCGGAGATCGCCTCACTGCTGGTCGACGGGCGGCTGGACTTCGCGCTGATCGGGGCCTGCGGGGAGAGCCCCCCACCCCTCGCGGACCGGCTGCACTGGCAGGTGATCGGCGTGGACCCGGTGTTCGTGATGCTCCCGGAGGACCACCGGCTGGCCGGGCTGCCCGAGCTGGAACTGTCCGACCTGTCGGGTGAGTGCTGGGCCGATGTTCCCGGGGACGGCTGTTTCGCGGACTGCTTCACCACCGCGTGCGCGCGGGCCGGCTTCACCCCGGTGTCGGTGTACGAGACGGACACCTCGTCCGTGGTGCATCTGGTGCAGGTGGGGCGTGCCATCGGCCTGTGCCGGGCGACGTTCCCGCCGGCGCCCGGTCTGGTGACCCGTCCGCTGGCCGGTTCGCCGCTGACCTGGCGCCACCTGCTGGGGCGCCATCCCCGCTCGCCCACGGCCCAGGCAGCGGCGGGCGCGGTGAGCGGGCACACCCGTTCCGCGTACGCCGAGGCCGTGCGCCGCAGCGACAGCTACGCGCCCTGGCTCGCCGCCCACCCGAGGTTCGGCCCGGTGTCCTGACCGGCCCGGCGTCCCGTTCCGCCGCCGCCCCGGAGCGGGACGCCCCGTCACCGCGCTCCGTGTCCGGGTGCGACCGCCTCGACACGTCCGGCCAGTGTGAGGTCCTTCGCGGTGACCGCGCCGCCCGCGTCGTGGGTGTGCACGGCGAGCCGTACGGTGTGGTAACTGAGCGTCAGGTCGGAGTGGTGGTCCAGGTCGTCCTGGATCCGCGCGATGTGCAGGGTGAACGCGGCGGCCGCGAAGTGGGAGGGCAGCTGGTAGGTACGGACGATCCGGTCCCCGTCCAGCTGCCATCCGGGCAGCTCACGCAGCCCGGCCCCGACCTCGTCCGCGGACAGCGGTTCTGTGGGCATACCGGCTCCTGTCGGTCTCTGGCTCCTGGCCGAAAGGGCGCGTCCGGTGGCGGACGGGCCCGCGCCGCCGGTATCCGGTTTCGGATACCGACGCCGGTGACGTTACGGTTCCCGCATGACAACTGTCGCGCCCGACACGGGTGTAGGGCCGCAGCTGCGCGGCTGGCGGGAACGGCGGCGGCTCAGTCAGCTGGAGCTGGCGCTGCGCGCGGACTCCTCGGCCCGGCACATCTCCTTCGTGGAGACAGGGCGCGCGCGTCCCAGCGAGGAGATGGTCCTCCGGCTGGCGGACCATCTCGACGTGCCCGTACGGGAACGCAACGCCCTTCTGGTGATGGCGGGTTACGCGCCGCGGTTCACACAGACGGCGCTCGGTGACCCGGCGATGGCCCCGGTGCGCGAGGCGGTCGAGCGGCTGCTCCAGGGGTACGACCCCTATCCGGCGCTGGTGGTCGACGCCACGTACACGGTGATGGCGTCGAACCAGGGCATGCGGATGCTGCTGGAGGGGGTGCCGGAGCGGCTGCTCACGCCGCCGCTGAACGCGATGCGGCTGACCCTGCACCCCGGAGGTCTGGCCCCGCGGATCCTGAACCTCCCGGAGTGGCGCGCGGATCTGCTGCGGCAGATGGAGCGTCAGATGGCCCTGGTCCGCTCGCCGGAGCTGCGGGCGCTGTACGAGGAGGTCGCCGCCTACCCCGTGCCGGACCGTCCGTCGGGGGATCCCGGCGGGCCGGGTGCGGACGCCGGGTCCGGCGCGGGTGCGCCCTCGCTCGCCCTTCCGCTCCGGATCACGCACAGGGGGCGGGCCCTGTCGTTCCTCTCCTCCATCGCCACGTTCAACACGCCGATGGATGTGACGGTCGCCGAACTGGCCATCGAGACACTGCTGCCGGCCGACCGGGAGACCGCGGACCACCTGCGCTCCCTCGTCGCCTGAAGGGCGGGACCGCGGGTCAGGCCCCCGGCGGCCGGGTCCAGGGCGCGTCGCTGCGGGCCAGCAGCGCGGCGCACGCGCAGGCGACGGCCAGCAGGGCCACCGCGGCCGAGAGGGGCACCGCCGGCAGGTCGTGCAGCACGGCCAGCGCTCCGCACAGCGCGCCCAGCATCATCGCCGCCGCCGACAGGAGCCGCCGGCCGGCCCGGCTGCCGGGCCCCTTGGCGAACCTGCTGTCGGCGGCCGCCCCGGTGATGGTGAGGGTCAGTACGGTGGTCTTCAGGTCGGGTACCGCCAGTGCGCGGGCGGCCGCGTTCTGCACCCCCAGCCCGACGCCGAGCAGAGCGACGAGCGTGAACCGCACGGCCCCCGTCCAAGGGCCGCCCGACACCAGGGTGACGACCATGGCGGCGGTGACGAAGGCCGTCTCGGCGAGCAGCGCGTACAGCAGTTGCCGCCCCCGGTGGGTGCGGGCCGCGCGTACGGCGGCGCCGCCGGAGAACGCCCCGGCGGCGAAGGAGAGGAGGGCCACCACCGAGGCGAGCAGGGAGAAGCCGGGCGCTCCGGCGATGGCGAAGCCCCCGAAGACCACGTTGCCGGTCATGTTGGCGACGAAGACGTGGCCGAGCAGCAGATAGCTGAACGCGTCCACGAGGCCGGTGACCACCGTCAGGGCGAGCATCAGCGGGGGCAGCGGCCCGTGCCGGTCCCGTGGGTCGGGTACGAGCGTGGCCCAGGCCTCACGCAGGACGACGGGCATGAGCGGATCACTCCGATCGCTGGGGGTGGTCCGGATTGTGCCGCAGCCGTGCGCGGGTGGTGCCCGTACTCGCCGGGCACGACCCGAATGCCGTCGTACCCGGCGAGTCCGCCGCCTGTCCGTGCGCCCGCCCGTCTCCCCGTCCGGCCGCTACGCGGCCTGGGTGAGCTCGGCGCGGCCGAAGAGGAGCGCGTAGCCGGAGGGCAGCCGGCTCAGGATCCTGGTGAGCAGGTCGGGTCCCGCCAGGGCGGCCACCGTGGCGAGGACGGAGCCGGTGTCCCAGCGGGTGGTGGCCGGGGTGGCTCCGGAGCGGGCGGCGAGGTCCTTGACGAAGGCCCAGCCGGTCAGCGGCTGGACGTCGGGGACCTGTCCGGCGAGTATGCCCGCCGCTTCCGAGGGGAGCCGGGCGGCCAGCTCGACGCGTTCGTCCCCGGTCAGCTGGCGTCCGAGCCCTTCGAGGACCAGGCGGACAGCCGCCTCGGCCCGTTCACGGGTGGGGTAGGCGCCTTCGTAGCGGACCTTTTCCAGCATGTACTCGAACGTCGTCACGGGGGTCCGGGCCCGGGTCGTCGCGGACCGGTCGGTCGTCACTGCGCTGCTTGCCTTTCTGTCGCCGGGGTGGTGTCCTTCGGCGCCCCGGCCCCGGAGCGGGTTCCGGGGCCGGGGCGCTCGGCCGGGGGCCTGGCCGGGCCTCGTGGCCGGGGGCGGCTCGGCCGGGCCTCGTGGCCGGGGGCGGGAAAGGCGGATCAGGTGTCCGTCCCGCATCGCCCGGCCCGGATCGTCCGGCTCAGCCGGAGATCTCCTTCTTCGCGGCCGCCCCGCCGACGGCGATCTTCCGGGGCTTGGCGCGCTCGGCCACGGGGATGCGCAGGGTGAGTACACCTGCCTCGTAGTCGGCTTCGATGCCTTCGGTGTCGAGCGTGTCGGCCAGCATGATCTGGCGGGAGAAGACGCCCAGGGGGCGCTCGGAGAGCTCCATCTTCACGTCGTCGGCCCTGGCGGCGGGCCGCCGCTCGGCACGGACGGTCAGCATGTTCCGCTCGACGTCGATGTCGATCGCGTCGGCGCTGACGCCCGGGAGGTCGAAGACCACCACGTACGCGTCACCCTCGCGATAGGCGTCCATCGCCATCGTGGACGGGCGTGTCCAGGTGCCGGGCCCCGTCAGCTGCAGGCTCAGCCGGTCGAGCTCACGGAAGGGGTCGGTGCGCATCAACATCGTGGAACACCTCCATAGGTTCGGGCAGTAACTGCCAATGCGCTCACGGAAACCGTTGTAGCATGTCATCCAATGGATGACAAACATGATGTCATCGAAAGGATGACATCGGGGAGAGGGTTCTCATGACAGCAGCCGGCCGGCCGGCCTCCTCCGGCGCCGACGGACGCGGCCCGGCCTCGTTCCTCGCGGCCGCGGCGGCCCTGGAGACCATCAGCGACGCCCTGCACACCGCCCGGCGCGACGAGGCCGGCGCCCCGGCCGCCGCGGGTGCCGGACCGGAGCAGGCCCTGGCCTCCCTGCTCCTGCTGCGGCAGATCCGCGAGCAGCTCGCCGGATGGGAGAGCGGCCTGATCGAGACGGCCCGCCACGCGGGTGCCAGCTGGGCCGACCTCGCCCACCCCCTCGGCGTCGCCAGCCGCCAGGCCGCCGAACGCCGCTATCTGCGCAACCAGCCGGGCACCGCCGGGTCCACCGGCGAGCAGCGTGTCCGGGCCACCCGGGAGCGGCGCGCAGCCGACCGCACCGTCGCCGCCTGGGCCCGTCACAACGCCGCCGACCTGCGCCGTATCGCCGGCCAGATCGCCGGTCTCACCGATCTCCCCGCCGCCGCCCGGCTCCCGCTGAGCCGGCTCGACGCGGCCCTCGCCCATGACGACCCGGCGGACCTGCTGCCCCCGCTGCACGCCGCCCGTCCGCATCTGGCCGACGCCCATCCCGGCCTCGCCGCGCGGCTCGACACCCTCATGGACTCCGCGGACTCCCCGGCGGCCGGCCGCGGCTGACGGGGAGTCCGCGGCCGCCCGGAGTCACCCTCCGGGGCGGGCCGGCCGCAGCAGCACCGGGCGCAGCCTGCTGTAGCCGCGCACCGACACCGGACGGAGCACCTTGAGCTGGTAGGCCGCCGCCCCCGCCAGCTCACCGGCGAACGCCGTGTCGACCAGCACGGTGCCGGGCCGGGCCACCGCGGTGAGCCGGGCCGCGATGTTCACCGGCGCCCCGTAGACGTCCCCGAAGCGGCTGAGGACGGCGCCGTGGGCCAGGCCGGTCCGCACCCGTGGCAGTTCCTGTTCCGCGTGGACGCGGGCGGCGAGTTCCAGGGCGATGCCGGCGGCCGCGGACGCCGTCTCGCAGACGAAGAGCACCTCGTCGCCGATGGTCTTCACCACCCGGCCCCGGCCTTCGGCGACCACGTCGCCGGTCAGGCTCTCGAACCGGTCCAGCACCCGCGCGAGTTCGGTGCTGTCCAGCCCGCGGGTCATCCGCGTGTAGCCGACCATGTCGGTGAATCCCACCGCCCGGTCCCGTACGCCGGCGCCCTCCTGGAGCAGTTCCGCCCCGGCCCCCGCCGCACCTCCCGGACCGTGCTCCCGCGGCCCCTTCCCCGGCCCGGACGCGCCCTCCTCCGCCTCGGCGAGCACCTGCCCGGCGTACGCCGCGAGATGCCGGCGCCACACATGCCGCTGCAACAGCTCCATCTCCGGCAGCAGCGCCGCGGCGTGGCCCGCCAGCTCCGCCTTGTCCACCGGCCCGCCCGGATTCCTGTTCACCCAGGCCCAGAGCGTGTGCACCTGCCATTCGGCGAGCCGGGACAGATGATGGCCCAGGGCGCGGGCCATCATCGTCTCGCTCTCCGCGGTGATGAGCCCGGCTTCGATGAGCCGCTCCCCCGCGCGGAGCGCGTCGACGTCGGCGTCGGTGAACACCCGCGCGTCGTCGTCGACCATCGGGAAGCCGAGCGCGCGCCAGATCTGCGCGGTGCGCTCGGCCCCCACCCCCGACCGCTCGGCGATGTCCCGCCTCGTCCGGAGCCGGCCGCCGCCGAGGAGCACCTCCTCGACGGCCTGCCGCAGTTCACCGGCGCCGGACGCGTCCGGTGCCCCCTCCCCCGGCTCCGCCGTACTCATGTGGTGTGCACGATCAGCACGTCGAGATCCGCTTTCCTGGCGATGTCCGCGGGCACGGAGCCCAGGATGCGCCCGGCGAGCGAGCGCAGCCCCCGGTTCCCGACGACCAGGAGATCGGCCGAGCACTTCCGGGCGGTCCGCACGAGGGCGGCGACGGGCTCGCCCTCCACCGCGACCGTCCGCGTGCTCTCCGCCCCCTGGGCGCGGGCCCGGTCCCTGGCGGTGCGCAGGGTGGCCTCCGCGGGTGCCGAACCCACCACCTGGTAGGCCTCGTCACCTAACTGGTCCCGCGCCTGCGCGAGTTCGGGTCCGCGCATCGGCATGTACGCACAGGCGATCACGAGTTCGGCCCCACAGGCGGCGGCGATCCGGGCCGCCCCCTCGACCGCCGCGTACGACGACTCCGAGCCGTCCGTGCCGACCATGACAGTCCGGTAGGCGACCAAGACAACCTCCTTACCCGAAAGTAAACTTACTGTCGAGTAAAATAGGCCGCGCCGGGCCACCGGGCAAGGGGCCGGAAGGCCCCACTCGTGCGCGCGGCCGTTCCGTACGTCACAGCCCCGGCCGCGGTCCTGCGGCGGCCCGGACATCCGGCTCCCTCCGGGCCCGCGGACCACGGCGCCGGGGCGCCCGCGTACACCCCGTACGCGGACGCCCCGGCGAGCCCGGGCCGCAGGGCCGCCGTCAGACGCGCGCCCCGTTGTCTAGCGGATCGCGCCGCTTCTGCCGGGTCACCTTGCGTCCCGGTCCGCGCTTGCGCGCCGGGGGCGGCGCCTTGCTGCTCCTCTCCAGCAGGAGCGCCCCGGGGACGGCGGTCATCACCGAGGAGTAGGTGCCCACGCAGATACCGATCAGCAGGGCGAGCGCGAAGTCGGCGAGCGAGTCCCCGCCGAGCACCGCCAGGGCGACCAGGATGAACAGGGCGCCCATCCCCGTGTTGACGGTCCGCGGGACGGTCTGCAGAACGGCCCGGTTGGCGACGTCCGCGACGGGGGTCCGCCGGTTCTTCGCCCACAGTTCGCGGACGCGGTCGAAGACGACCACCGAGTCGTTGACCGAGTAGCCGATGACGGTGAGCAGGGCGGC
This DNA window, taken from Streptomyces nitrosporeus, encodes the following:
- a CDS encoding helix-turn-helix domain-containing protein encodes the protein MTTVAPDTGVGPQLRGWRERRRLSQLELALRADSSARHISFVETGRARPSEEMVLRLADHLDVPVRERNALLVMAGYAPRFTQTALGDPAMAPVREAVERLLQGYDPYPALVVDATYTVMASNQGMRMLLEGVPERLLTPPLNAMRLTLHPGGLAPRILNLPEWRADLLRQMERQMALVRSPELRALYEEVAAYPVPDRPSGDPGGPGADAGSGAGAPSLALPLRITHRGRALSFLSSIATFNTPMDVTVAELAIETLLPADRETADHLRSLVA
- a CDS encoding type III effector protein, with the protein product MTAAGRPASSGADGRGPASFLAAAAALETISDALHTARRDEAGAPAAAGAGPEQALASLLLLRQIREQLAGWESGLIETARHAGASWADLAHPLGVASRQAAERRYLRNQPGTAGSTGEQRVRATRERRAADRTVAAWARHNAADLRRIAGQIAGLTDLPAAARLPLSRLDAALAHDDPADLLPPLHAARPHLADAHPGLAARLDTLMDSADSPAAGRG
- a CDS encoding DUF2267 domain-containing protein; the encoded protein is MLEKVRYEGAYPTRERAEAAVRLVLEGLGRQLTGDERVELAARLPSEAAGILAGQVPDVQPLTGWAFVKDLAARSGATPATTRWDTGSVLATVAALAGPDLLTRILSRLPSGYALLFGRAELTQAA
- a CDS encoding AMP-dependent synthetase/ligase — its product is MAAAPRAGGLADTVFDYAEEDPHRIALGRKGADGAWHDVTAGTFRDEVLALAKGLIADGVRFGDRVALMSRTRYEWTLFDLALWTVGAQSVPVYPTSSAEQVLWMLHDAEVTAVMVEHEDHAMTVGSVIDRLPRLKRLWQLDAGALAELVAAGARIDDEVVHRHRRAVTPDSVATVIYTSGTTGRPKGCVITHAGFMFEADTMVGRWHPVFRSRPGDEAATLLFLPLAHVFGRMVEVAALRGRVKLGHQPELSARALMPDLVSFRPTFFLAVPYIFEKVFDAARRKAETEGRAGPFDKAVEVAVKYAEAMEERAFGTGPGPSAGLRMQHQFFDKVVYRKIREAMGGRVRHAMSGGSGMERRLGLFFAGAGIAVFEGYGLTETTAAATANPPERTRYGTVGRPIPGTTVHIARDGEVWVHGAHVFSRYLGDPRATDEVLRDGWLATGDLGSLDADGYLTITGRKKEILVTSGGKSVAPGGLEERVRAHPLVAQCIVVGDDRPYIAALVTVDQEAVEHWLAMQGRPVLSPAQLVRDPGLETEVRRAVVAANTAVSQAESIRTFRILAHRFTEEHGLLTPSLKLKRKAIETAYAAEIDALYH
- a CDS encoding aldo/keto reductase, giving the protein MSQVPSITLNNGLEMPQLGFGVWQVPDDEAATAVAAAIEAGYRSIDTAAIYGNESGTGKAVAASGVAREELFLTTKVWNTDQGYDSTLRAFDASLEKLGTDYVDLYLIHWPVPAKDAYVDTYKALERILADGRAKAIGVSNFGDGHLERLLGETSVVPAVNQIELHPQFQQAGARAFHAEHGIVTEAWSPLGSGKGLLEVPTVLAVARKHGRSPAQAVLRWHVQTGHVVIPKSVTPSRIAENIDVFGFELDADDMAAFAALDEGRRLGPDPAEFNLGA
- a CDS encoding Hsp20/alpha crystallin family protein, giving the protein MLMRTDPFRELDRLSLQLTGPGTWTRPSTMAMDAYREGDAYVVVFDLPGVSADAIDIDVERNMLTVRAERRPAARADDVKMELSERPLGVFSRQIMLADTLDTEGIEADYEAGVLTLRIPVAERAKPRKIAVGGAAAKKEISG
- a CDS encoding universal stress protein → MVAYRTVMVGTDGSESSYAAVEGAARIAAACGAELVIACAYMPMRGPELAQARDQLGDEAYQVVGSAPAEATLRTARDRARAQGAESTRTVAVEGEPVAALVRTARKCSADLLVVGNRGLRSLAGRILGSVPADIARKADLDVLIVHTT
- a CDS encoding LysR family transcriptional regulator — its product is MELELRHLRTVRAIADTGSLTKAAAALGLAQPALSAQLRRIEKALGGPLFDRDHTGARPTALGELVLDRARVVLPAVSELQEEAVRFANASAAVERFRLGGTHGPLLGGLVDRLAAAHPTAPVTTYTSWSVSEIASLLVDGRLDFALIGACGESPPPLADRLHWQVIGVDPVFVMLPEDHRLAGLPELELSDLSGECWADVPGDGCFADCFTTACARAGFTPVSVYETDTSSVVHLVQVGRAIGLCRATFPPAPGLVTRPLAGSPLTWRHLLGRHPRSPTAQAAAGAVSGHTRSAYAEAVRRSDSYAPWLAAHPRFGPVS
- a CDS encoding YoaK family protein, with product MPVVLREAWATLVPDPRDRHGPLPPLMLALTVVTGLVDAFSYLLLGHVFVANMTGNVVFGGFAIAGAPGFSLLASVVALLSFAAGAFSGGAAVRAARTHRGRQLLYALLAETAFVTAAMVVTLVSGGPWTGAVRFTLVALLGVGLGVQNAAARALAVPDLKTTVLTLTITGAAADSRFAKGPGSRAGRRLLSAAAMMLGALCGALAVLHDLPAVPLSAAVALLAVACACAALLARSDAPWTRPPGA
- a CDS encoding adenylate/guanylate cyclase domain-containing protein; this translates as MSTAEPGEGAPDASGAGELRQAVEEVLLGGGRLRTRRDIAERSGVGAERTAQIWRALGFPMVDDDARVFTDADVDALRAGERLIEAGLITAESETMMARALGHHLSRLAEWQVHTLWAWVNRNPGGPVDKAELAGHAAALLPEMELLQRHVWRRHLAAYAGQVLAEAEEGASGPGKGPREHGPGGAAGAGAELLQEGAGVRDRAVGFTDMVGYTRMTRGLDSTELARVLDRFESLTGDVVAEGRGRVVKTIGDEVLFVCETASAAAGIALELAARVHAEQELPRVRTGLAHGAVLSRFGDVYGAPVNIAARLTAVARPGTVLVDTAFAGELAGAAAYQLKVLRPVSVRGYSRLRPVLLRPARPGG
- a CDS encoding class I SAM-dependent methyltransferase → MSEHTAHSGHGQGHGQGSHPGHGHGGGHQGTGHGGAHGGHQGAGHGGAHGHAHDTGDFDWDVMGPLLEQEAELSRPQYEGAARWIAALPTAPEVRRILDIGSGPGVVSCLLAEVFPDAEVVAVDGTPALLERARARAERLGLAGRVRTVHAELPQDIGSLDEADLVWAGNTLHHIGDQRAALAALAQRLRPGGTLALAEGGLTARHLPRDTGLGRPGLETRLEAVREGWFDEMRDALPGAVRETEDWSGLFRAVGLEAQGTRSFLLDLPAPLPEAALDRVVADFTRKREVFAERLDAQDIAALDRLTDPADPAGIRRRGDVFMLSVRTVHLGRRAPGTGPEGR
- a CDS encoding 4a-hydroxytetrahydrobiopterin dehydratase — protein: MPTEPLSADEVGAGLRELPGWQLDGDRIVRTYQLPSHFAAAAFTLHIARIQDDLDHHSDLTLSYHTVRLAVHTHDAGGAVTAKDLTLAGRVEAVAPGHGAR